The genomic DNA GTTCACCCTCCAGGTCACACTTGTTTCCCACAAGGATGACCTGGGCATTGTCCCACGAGTAGGTTTTGatctgtgtagccctgtggaGTTGTAGACATTGAGGGGAGGttagggatggggggtgggggggggggtgcaggggggggggTTGTAACAAAGGCCTAGGGCATGTCAATGGTTGCTCAGAACTCACCAGTCCTGCACGGCGGTGAAGGACTCCTGGTTGGCGATGTCATACATGAGCAGGAAACCCATGGCTCCACGGTAGTAGGCTGTGGTGATTGTCCGGTAGCGCTCCTGGCCTGCTGTGTCCTGGGCAAACAGCAGTCAGTCAGCTAGGGGCCACCTGCTTCCCACCTGACATTGCAGGACCCTGAAAGGGACAGGGGTCTGCTCTTGTGGCCCACTCTGATGGGAGAAGAGTGTTGTGACTTTCAGAGGCCCATGGGGAAGCattgcaggcatgtgtcaccaagtCCCACTGTCCCATCTGAGAATTCAGTTAACTGACCTCAGCTCCAGTGCGCAGGGCTGTCTCCCATTCATGAGCGACCCTAACCTTGTCTCCAAGAACCAATGTAagagtcacacacaaaaaagagccACCTGGGCCTCAGGCTGCCATCTCCATCTGCAACCCCCTTGCTACCACAATGGTCTCAACAGCTGGGCTGAGGACAGGCTCTGAACCTGGCAGCCTTCACAGAAGTCCCTAAGATGGTCCCAAACTTCCTCCTCACTAGTCACTGGTACCTCCGACATGCACCTTCTGTCTGCCTTGCCCCTCCACAGGCCACCCAGGGCAGGCGTGTTCACACACCCTGCCGGGAGCTCTACTCAGGGTTTTTCCTTACTGACTGCGCCCCTCCGCCGCccgtgccccctccctccccccacatccccccacccACATTCCCTGAATGGCTATTCAACCCACCCAAATCTGCAGCTTGATCCTCTTGTCATGTCGATAGACTGTCTTGACCTTGAAGTCGATGCCCACCGTGCTCACGAACGCGGGGGTGAAGGAGTCGTCAGCGTAGCGGAACAGGAAGGAGGTCTTGCCCACACTGCTGTTCCCGATCAAGAGCAGTTTGAACATGTAGTCAAAGTTCTGGTCGGCAGCATCCCTTGGGCTGGCAGGGGGCTCACTAGCAGATGCCATCGCAGTGGGGTCTGCTTGGAAGGGAGGCCAGAAATCCCGATGTGAAAGAGCAGAATTCTGTgaagggcggggcggggggagcagaCACCAACAACTGAGACTGTGGGTCCATTTGGGTCCAGCAATCAGTTCTTCCCACACGTGGatctgggatggaactcaggtcatctggctggGCAGCAAATGCCTTCTGCAAAGCCGTCCCTAGCcctcgttttatttattttaggacacaaggtctcattatgGAACCTAGTCTGGCCTCTAACCCTCACTACTCCTCCTACCTCTACCGAGTGTATGGGGTTGACCTGTATGTACCTCCACCTTGGGGCTGTAGTTACAGGTAGTCGTGAGCTGCCTGACGCAGGCACtaagtcaggtcctctgaaaaagctgcttttaacagttgagccatctcttcactcctcttccttttctcttttttattctttgagaaaaggtcccacatagctcaggctggcctcaaactctccctGAGTGGTGGATAACGACCTCATACTTCTGAGCCCTGTctctggagctgggattacaggcatgcactgctatGCCTTTCCTTCTTAATGATTCTTGTTAAATTCACCAACAAATCTCGGCTGAGTCCTTCTCTGCCCCAGGTGCTGGTCTCTGAAGAGCCACAGCTGTGCGGAAGACAGAGCCTCACCTTTTTGGGGGAAGCCGCAGTGGAAGGGCTGTGGTTGCCACCTGATCTTTACACAAAAGGTGAAGCTGAGGCCTGGGGATGGTGTTCACCTAAGGTTTCAGCCCCAGCACCCACTGCACCAGGTGtgatgtgcacacctgtaattccagcactagggagacaggagtatcaggagttcaaggtcatcctgtgcTACACTGGAAGTTTGGTACCAAACTGGGCCACACGAGAAcctgtctcaattaaaaaaaaaaaaaaaaaaggcaaaattgaGCCTTTGTAGTGGAAAGTTCCGATCATTTACTTTAATGTTGCAGAAGCCAGGTAACAGGTGAAAATTCAGGGCCTGTGGGGGGGTTGTGAGGAAGTTGCACGGGCTGCAGGCTGGACTTTGCCCAGTCAAGCAGCTGGTATGGCCAGGTGTGAGCTGGAGGCGGGTGGTGACTGCCAGCTAGGCAGAGCCCCCTCCATCAGGGCCTGGATGTtgactttggggggggggacctgcCATTGGGTGCCTGTCCTCTCCCCTCCAAGTCCACTTTAACCCTTTCCCTGTCCCCCAGGGGAAGTGGAATTTCTATAACTATAGCATGGTTTAAAAGACCAGTTGGGCTTCCAAGTGGGTACCTGCCATTTTATTTGTTAAAGGGGCAGGGCCTGGCTCTTTCTTGGTCAAAGCTGACTCACCCGAACCATGGTCCACAGACCGGAATGAACGTCATCAAACCCAGGAGAATTATTCTAGTCAATGATCACAAAACCCACCACCCCACATCCTGTTGTACATATGCCCACACTCCAGCATGCTGTTTCATCCGAATCTAGGGTGCCCTTCCAAGCTCCCCAGGCTTCAGTTTCTCCAGCTGTCTAGAGTCGCTCTCTGAAGCCCAAGCAAAAGGATTTCTCAAcggtgttttctgtttctctgcccCGTGCATTTCCAAGGAGAACGCAGCCAACCCCACCCTGTATTCCGGGAGAACGGGTTTGAGAAGGGACCGCAAAGCGTCCGTCCGGCAGGGCCTCCAGGCTGGCCCCCGCCCCACCACCTCTCCTCTTCCAGGCCATCTAGGGGTCCCCAACCCTTAAGGCTGGCATCCGAGCTGTCACTGCAATGCGTGCACCAGCAGGTGCCTCCCCCATCACCATATGGCGCCCTCACTCGCCCCTGGCTGGGCTTCTCGCCCGCTCCGCCACCGCTCGCGGAGCCAGCCGGGCGTGGGGAACCCAGAGGAGCCAGCAGCGGCGAGTGGGGTGCGGGACCCAGTCTCGCGCGGACCCCAGCTCAACCCTGTCACAGCGCACGCGCGAGCCGGCATGCTGGCTGGCGCACTCGCTCCTGGGCTCACCTCGGATCCCGCCTCGCACACAAGGATCCGCCCACGAAGTCGCTGCGCCCGCACACGGCCGCGACCCCCGCCCCgcagctgccgccgccgccagcaCTGACACCCGGATCCCGCGCCGGCTCCGCCCAGGTGGAGGgcgaggcagcagcaacagcaggagcGACTACAGGGGGCGGGGCTATAGGGCGGGGCTGTCCTGAGAGTTGGAGTCCGGAGGTGGGCGTGGTCTTGCGGGTGGGGGCTCCGCACAGGAGCCAGGAGATGGGCGTGGCCTGTCGGGGACCTAGACGCCGCAAAAATCCTAGAGCAGAGTGGGCTAGGCCTTGTAGGCGGAGTCAGTCAGAGCTAGAGAGAGCCCAGAGGAGCTGCAAGTCCCCCCCATAGCCTCTCCTTCCTAACTACAAGTAGAAAATGTCTTCTATGCACTCTGTGCTTAAAAGGAAAACTTGAGCAGCTGAGTTCTAGTCCCACTTGCCCTTTCTAGGACTGTGACATTTTTTAATCTCCCCGAACCCTTTTCTCATCTGCCAAGTGGTTCATAACAAAACGTGTGTAaccgtgtttttgtttttattttatttttttgtttgtttttattttattttatttttattttgggagctggagagatggctcggctgtCAGAAGCACTTGTTCTTGCCGAGGAGGATCCGAGTTTGAGTCACCCACacgttggctcacaaccatccataactccagttccaggagatccgatCCCTCTTCTTACCTCATCAAGCAGCAAGGGCCCACGTGgtgcagacatgcaggcaggcagaaacaCTCAggtaaactaaaattaaaatctgaaaaaaatgaatattgcTTTGtcttagagacaaggtctcacttagttcaggcttgcctcgaactcaccatgAAGTGaagagtcctcctgcctccacctccccaggtctgggattgaaggtatgcaAAATCATGTCCGGTTTACATGGTGCCAGGGATGGGGCCCAAGGCTTCTCATCaactaagcaagcactctaccctcCCACCTCATTTCTGTTCAGTGCTGGGGGCTTCATGCCTGCTAGGCATACTCCTGTGCTGTGTGGGAGGATTCTAAGTCCCTGGCCCTAAAGGGTGCTGAGTTCCACTGTTCAATACTCTTAAGGGTTCTTGgagttaaaatatgttttaaaaataaggacattgaGGGTCAAAGAAAAGCAGATATTTACCTGAGAGTGCACAGCAATATTTAGAATTCAAAATAATATAGAGGGGCTGTCAACATGGATGAGTGGGTAGAGGcccttgctgctaagcctgaaaAGAGGATTCCAGGGACCAACAGGGTGGAGTTGATCCCAGagacccacagggtagaaggaccaatacccacaagttgtcctgtgaACCTCCACgtatacacacactaaataaataaatataaaaaacaaaaccaaaaccagacatTTAGACATGGGGGGCTTACAATGTAACCCCAGTGTTTGGAAACAGAGGgcggcagagttcaaggccatactcAGGCATGTGGTAAGTTCAGGACCAgactgggctatatgagaccctgtctcaaaaggtgtgggtgtgtgtgtacatgcgcatgAGTGTGCAGGTGAGAcggtgtgcacctgtaaccctagtacAGGCGGGAGGACAGCCATtaatttggggctagcctgggtcacatagtaagtttcaggtcagattggctacatagtgagaatctgtctcaaaaaaatagacagagactgatgcagtggctcacgcctgtaatcttagcacacAAGAAGTGAAGGAGGCAGCACTGTCATGAATTTCAGGTCTCCCTGGGCCACAGAATTCCAGGTCAACCTAAACTACAGACcctgcctatacacacacacacacacacacacacacacacacacgagggggggaggggagagagagacagacagacagaggcaaacagagacagagagagcaactTAAAACTTCTCTACTCACCCAGATGCCTCAAGGGACCAACACTCCAACATCTATGACTCGAGATGGAGTGCATTAGCTAGGGAGAGCTGAGTTAAGCTGAGAAGCAAGCAGCCCCCAAAGCCTCCAGACCACCACTCACCTAGCTTCACATGTGGGGAGGGATGCTATGGACTAAGGAAGGATGAGGCATGTTAGTTCTCTCCTGTCTCGCAAACACCTGTGCTCACACCTCACCAGCCAAAGTGAGTCAGAATACCTCTCCCCACTGTGGCAGTAGGCTAAGAAGTACAACTGTGTCTGAGAGGTGGGAACCTGCTGTCGCTGCAGTAACATACAGTAAGGGCAATGGTTAGAACCAAGCCAGGCATACAGCAGGTACTCAATAAATGATCATTAGAGAGCTGCTGGAACTTCAATAGCTCTCACCCCGACACATCATGCCATAAGCACAGGGAAACTTGAGGCACACACGCAcgtgtacacacaagcacacacaccatctggcttctccggggggggggggggggtggaagaaAATGACCACAACCATCTCCAAAGAAGCATTTATTGGTACATAGGGCCCATGTTAGAGGCTCTTGAGCCCCAGGGCAAGGCCAGCAAGGCAGAGCCCGTTGCTCAGCAGGCACCCCAGGTTGCAGAGGGAAGACAGGCCGTGGTAGTGGAAGAATTTCTGGCGGAGAGCGCTGTACTTGGGGTCCTTCTCCCGCAGTTGGCGGTAGGGGTCGGGGCCCTGGTGGCTGCCTGGCACCTCTGTACCCAGGCCTCgctctttctccacagcctgcAGGGCCCACATGACGGCCGTGGTGCGAGCCTCCAGCCAGCGGGCATTGATGGTGGCCAGTGTGAGGCTCAGGAGCAGCAGGGCAAGCTGAGGACAGTGACAGGAAGGCAAAGTGAGGGGGCTCAGCGGCTGGCTGGAGGGACCCAAGAGAGGGCATGCCTGTGTCCTCACATCCCAGAGAGACCCCTGAAAATAGCAATCCTTAGGAAAGTATCTACCTATAGGTGGCTTTTTCTCTTCTGCTCCTGGGGCCCCAGGGCATGGCCTGCTCTCCCACAGTTCCCCAAACACCAAAACCTcttcaaaacatatatatatatatatatatatatatatatatatatatatatatatatatatattttttttttttttttttttttttttaaagtactgagAATTGATCTTGGGGCTCGGTTGCAATATGTGTTCTTCCCCTGAGCTACATACCCAGCCCTCTTTTCTTTTGTGCATATGTGGTACATGTACTTGTTCATGTTCATAAGTGCACATGTGCTTGcgggtgcatgtgtatgtacatgtggtcTCCTGCCGCCCCGCCctcacccccagacagggtttctctgtgtagccctggctgtcctggactctctttgtagaccaggctagcctcaaactcacagagatctgcctgcctctgcctccagagtgctgggattaaaggcgtgtgccaccaccgcccagcatgtATGTGTGGTTTTGTGGGGGAGCCAGAAGTCACCTTTGTTTGGGTTCTCagccttttactttttaaatttgttgaatttatgtgtgtatgtgtgtgtttgtgtgtgtgtgttggagtagtttctcttcttccactgtgtagACCCTCAGATtgtcagcaggcttggcagcaagggtctctgtttttgaagacagtctctcactgatcGTAGACCACCCTCATTCAGCCAAGCTGACTGGTTGGCCAATGAGctacagagctccacctgtcccCATCCTTGGCTCCAGCCTTCCCCATGGTGGGTAACCCCTCTGTGTTTGTTATCTGAGTGGATGCTAAGGATTCAAACTtgagtcctcatgtttgcacaggaGGCACTGTTTGGCCCAAGCCATCCCCCAGCCTCCGCTCTTTTCACTTTGAGACAAAGTCCCACTAAGTTGCCTGGGCTGGAGTGGAACTCACTGAGTAGCcacactggccttaaacttaccatcctcctgcttcagcttcccaaataGCTGGCACGATCAGCTTGCCCGTCTTCTCTCCCCAAAATCAAGACAGATAATACTAACTGTTCCTTCATTCTCCCTGCCCAAAAGCACACAGCCCAAAAGCACACAGCCCAAAATAGGGCCCATCCCTTCTGTGGTTCCAGCTCAGACCCAAGCAACTGACACTAGGCCAACAGGAAATGGATTAAACACCTGGGGAATACCAGTTACCCATAACTCTCTCATCtctaaaagattatttttttggAGGAAGCAAGTGGAGACAGGATCTTaggagctcaggctggtctcaaactccttaAGTAACTgaccctggccttgaactcctgacccctccCACTTCTACCTCCCAAGATGGGGCATAGGTATCACCAGTAAATCAGCCTTAGGTTTTTAATGTAAAGTTTTACTTTTAGTTAattggttgttttcattttgttttgaggcagggtctctctttgtagtcctggctgtcctggaacgctctatgtagaccaggctgccctcgaactcacagagatagatcagcctgctgctgcctcccaaatgctgggactaaaggtatgaaccactatacctggcttgttttgttgttattgttgtttgatgcagtcttactatgtagcccaggctggcctgacacGTGTGCAATCTCCCCGGCTCATCCTTTCGCCtcctggggtgacaggtgtgtgtgagtgtatgtgtgtgtgtgtgtgtgtgtgtgtgtgtgcgtgtgtgtgtgtgcacacgcgcacgtgCGTGTACGTTTATACCACCACATCAGGCTGAGAGATTACTCTCAAAGCACCTGTGAGGGCTCACCTGCCCTCATCTGAAAACTTCCAGAGCAGGGTGAGGGAAGGGTGGGGGAAATCTGAGCTGCGGAGGATTGTGTGAGGGAATATGTAGATGAGAGGGGAAACCTAAACTCCCAGTCTGTCTGGTTTTTAAACAATGAACTGAGGTCAGTGCCTCAGCTCAGCTGAGTCACTCCAGGTTGGCAGGAGGCCCAGCGATTGGGCAGAGGGGAAATAAGAGCCAATGGGGAAGATAAGGCTGGACAGAGAGGGCTGCAGGGGGGGAACATGTGCACCCACTGGTCAAGGTACCCAGTGACCGGCTCTGTCTTCACCGAGAATAAGAGTCATGTCTTTGTCCCTTTCGAAACAACGTTGCCTGAGCTGGTTATGGTGTCACACACCAGGAGGATACCCTGAGGACGGGGAAGCTGGAGAATcgcatgtttgaggccagcctggcctgtacCTTTGGGGATatagagatgactcagcacttgagagagcagagcagcgagttcagttcccagcaccgacttcgggcagctcacagctgcctgtaactacagttctagggGGACTtgtcacctctggcctctgaggatacCCACGCATATATGCTCACAGAcataaatgaaaacttaaaaagccgccaggcgtggtggcgcacgcctttaatcccagcactcgagaggcagaggcgggtggagctctgagttcgaggccatgctggtctacagagtgaatccagcacagccaggactacgcagagaaaccttctctcaaaaatatctcacacacacagagtgttagAAGAAGGTATGTAGCATCAACTCTGGTCTCTACATATGATTGTGCACATGAATGTacacatccaaacacacacacactgaaataagGTCTTCATAACTGCTCACTGGAGTCTTGGGGACAAGTCTGCAGAGAATTGTGACCCTCAAATCCTCATACCTGACTCATTTCCCACAGTGTGAGGTGGATCCAGGCTCGCTGTGGAGCCAAGATGCAGAGGTTGACAAAAGCACACCCCAAGGAGACGTGAAAGTAGACCGGAAAGAGCTTGCTCTGCACGAGCCCAAAGGTGTGCCGAGGAAGGCTCCGGAAGAGCAGGAAGCCTGGGAGACAGAGGGCCACAAGCACCTGTTAGGAAACATCCAGATCCCTCTCCCATTTAGTCCTCACCCTAAATAAAAGGTTGGAGGGTCCCTACCTGAGGCAAAGGTCACCCACATCTGCATGCCCCAGGCACCAGACAGGACCAGCAAGTGGACCACTTTAATCAGGCTTCCTGGATCCTCACCTTCCTCCATCCTGTGGCCCTGGGAAAGAGGCAGCAGTGACTCAGCTTAACCTTCGACCTTTGCCCAATAGTTTTGAGGCCCTGGTAGAGAGTGCTGGGGTCCAGCCTCACACTGGCGCAAAGATGAGAGAAAACAGTCTGGAAACGGCAGTTCGAAGACTCAAAGCAGTTCCCTAGACAGTCTCAAGCCCAACAGGTCGACCTGAGCTCAGGCTAGGGGCTGGAATTATGGCTTTGAGGTCGGGAAATGGTTGGTATTGGCCTCACATTCCCTAAACATACTTGCAAAATAGTAGCAACAGCAATATAATAAGCAATCTCAGCCCAGTATGGAGGCTCAGACCTATAAATCCTCCATtccaaaaagcatttaaaaacagaGACTCACAGTTGTAAATCCAACATAATGGGAGGATGATGCAGGAAAATTACTGAGTGAGAGAACAGCCTGAGATAGCGCGAGactacctcaaaataaataaataaacatctcaGGCTCCAGCTACCGGAAGAGAGCTTGCCTCACGTGCAGGAAGCCCTGCGTCCCATCTCCAGCTCTGCATAAGTCAGGCCCTGGCTTTCTCCAGTCATTCCAGCACTGAGCAGggacaggagggtcaggagttgaaGGCTAATCCGAGATtcatgaggccttgtctcaaaagcaaacaaaattctAGAACAAAAGGCCTCAGGTTCTCTCTAGACTCCCAATACCCACTGCACCTTATAGAAACCCAAAAGCTTGAGCCATAGCAGATCAAGTTCACATGCCTAGTCTCTGTAAATAGCCAAGACCCCTTATCCGGAATCCCGAGATATCCTAGGACCATCCCAAAGCACCCCCGCAGCGCCCATGGGACCCCACCGTTGGAGCACCCGAGGTCAGGTGTCAGAGCCAAGAACCGGGGCAGCTCCGTGTGCAGCTCCCGCTCTCCTGAAAACTCCCAGGTTTTCTTCCGCCCCGCAGGCCTCGCCCCACCTCCCAGACAGCCGCAGCCAATAGGATCACAGATATGACTCTTCTGGACTCGCCCACTTAAGGATTTGCCCAGTTGGCTTGCGGGAATCATCCTGCCAACCCGCCTCTCCGAACTTCATCCAGTCACACCGAAGACGCTCAGGCGCCGGTGAGCTCCGCTCCTGACCCGGAGTGAGCAGGCGTGGCTGAAAGGAAGGCCACGCCCTTCTCTGTGACTCCACCTTCGGCCTCCGTGCGTTTTCCAGTGATGGTGTCCTCAGGGGATCAAAACTTCAGCGTCACAGCTCGGGGACTGGCTTCGTGGTCCCTGATGGGAGAGCATGAACAGGTGGTATGAGGTAGGTAGGGATGGAAGAAGGGGTCGAGAGACCGGCGGAGATTGACAGGACAAGGGGCGGGGCCAATCGCGATGGTCACGCCCACTCGCTCGAAGAATTCTCTGGGGAAGGGCATATCAGAAGATTAAattgaggtggggggagggcaggcacGGTTAGGGATCTTCCTGCGGTGAAGCTCTGAAATGTCTGTTTCCTTTTCCCCTCTAATCTTCTAGGGCATCTGTGGTCCTCAGGTAACATTCTAGAACAAATTCTCGTTTACCAAGCAGTGAACTAAATCTGTGTAATCAGGACAGCCCAATAAAGtacatgtgactttttttttttcccagacagcttctcactgtgtagccctgtctggcctggaactagctttgtagaccaggctgacctgaaattcGGGgatcccctgagtgctgggattaaaggg from Acomys russatus chromosome 14, mAcoRus1.1, whole genome shotgun sequence includes the following:
- the Rab3d gene encoding ras-related protein Rab-3D, producing the protein MASASEPPASPRDAADQNFDYMFKLLLIGNSSVGKTSFLFRYADDSFTPAFVSTVGIDFKVKTVYRHDKRIKLQIWDTAGQERYRTITTAYYRGAMGFLLMYDIANQESFTAVQDWATQIKTYSWDNAQVILVGNKCDLEGERVVPAEDGRRLADDLGFEFFEASAKENINVKQAFERLVDIICEKMNESLEPSSGPGSNGKGPALGDAPPPEPSSCGC
- the Tmem205 gene encoding transmembrane protein 205, which codes for MEEGEDPGSLIKVVHLLVLSGAWGMQMWVTFASGFLLFRSLPRHTFGLVQSKLFPVYFHVSLGCAFVNLCILAPQRAWIHLTLWEMSQLALLLLSLTLATINARWLEARTTAVMWALQAVEKERGLGTEVPGSHQGPDPYRQLREKDPKYSALRQKFFHYHGLSSLCNLGCLLSNGLCLAGLALGLKSL